Proteins encoded by one window of Flavobacterium sp. N502540:
- a CDS encoding glycosyl hydrolase family 18 protein, giving the protein MKHYYRLLFMLLFPLLASAQPAHGKKVVGYYAQWAIYARDFNVPKIDGSKITHLNYSFYGTTFDPARPENTKLKCLDTYADYEHTEGGIPWDAPVKGNFYDLKKLKEKYPHLKILISVGGWTKGQDLSPIAASPVARAALAADMANFIVTYPFIDGFDIDWEYPLMGGTDGTEIVNGIPVPPQKYHPDDNKNLVLLLKAMRQAMPNKLVTIAAGNNVRNVPKQYLGPNNRASYGMTEDISTYCDYITYFGYDFGGNWYDKTCYNAPLYGSGNPNDPLYGATQSESLDELTNIYLNVVGFPANKLIMGLPFYGKKFDNVANNGTNPNFPGLFVAAPRYNVAGCTNPQNPTGTWDGPAACEKSGSIEICGLVGNPVTNSHAFLDPNTMLVTPTAAAAGWVRYFDNTTKVPYLYNSSLKQFISYEDKQSMDLKVQYIKSKNLAGGMIWELSQDTRGSIPNSLLTQVDTSFKSIVPGTVSIGGSVKNGTALVTNVTVEIRNASNAVIESVVSPTGNFTFYNLPKNQNYILTAIKAAYSFTPVSLTNVAADQTGVVIQGTQPLYTVSGTVTNTTPTETTPVSGVTVTATSGTTVLTAVSGTNGTYSITGLTAGLNFTVTAAKTGFPYTPAVTTYNAIDSNKTLNFAQGPAIVYYTVSGTILNGTTPASGVTVTATSTGATVTATSTANGYSLSLPSGGNYTITAAAPGKTYTPASTVYTNLIADKILNLTEYNVGTSKISGTVKNGTVPVAGAKVEIVLPWTDNAHGWKSVLATTDAQGNYSFANSVVDGYTTISSLKLNAWQNNDVNYFPNNLTSFAVPATPTVYNFNTAATARTSSYAMSGKVLNGTTPVSGAVVSAVSGTTVLTATTDRNGAYSFAGLTSGSDYKVSVAKTNLTFAPVSAVSTTESGNKTLDFTQNLVSANLISGTVKNGTAPVANAKVELIVPWTDNTHPWKSVLATTDAQGNFSYDNTVTAGYAQVLSLKLNSWQNGEVSYFPNNLANFAMPTTPTVYNFNRNAVTPPQVTITAPSAATVAIAPGTAIQLKATASVDASLTISSVVFNINGQNITAALSGTEYVANWTPVLADFNKNYTLKATVTASSGATAENTKAFALQCSGTNCPNSLPVITWNAPVNTTINQPSFQIVPISVTAVDSDGSVSGVTITINGSTFNMTAGTNNTYTYNFMPAAHQLYPVVIKATDNKAAVATLNNDINITNDIRVFNPLPAKIVLGYAHSWENTGAPFLYFSQIVGSKFNVVDYAFVETVNRDGYTPVLTTNDARYLTNGVFDKQLLKNDIKSLRNTGVPVIVSIGGQNGHVVLENVTQKNIFVNGLKAIIDEYQFDGVDIDFEGGSMNFSAGGLRDISYAGISAYPRLKNVVDAFKELKAHYGPKFILTAAPETQYVQGGYSTYNDTFGSFLPVIHNLRNELDLLAVQLYNTGGENGLDGQYYGSSKRGNMVTALTDMLIKGYNIGTTGMRFDGLPPSKILIALPACPSAAGSGFITPAEGVSAMHYLRTGTTFSGRTYTMQPGGPYPLLRGFMTWSVNWDFSSCGNSSELSKAYAAYFAGQTAARALPEGIETKSTTIAYFKNDALLVTTDSEDIAQVEVFNTIGQPLVSHRNVHQNKEVVLHNYSFTTKQLFLVVVTDKAGNKKSFKVMNFLN; this is encoded by the coding sequence ATGAAACATTATTACAGATTACTCTTTATGTTACTGTTTCCCTTACTTGCGTCGGCCCAACCAGCCCATGGCAAAAAAGTAGTAGGGTATTATGCGCAATGGGCTATTTATGCCCGGGATTTCAACGTTCCCAAGATAGACGGGAGCAAGATAACCCATTTGAATTATTCTTTTTACGGGACAACTTTTGACCCTGCCCGTCCGGAGAATACAAAATTAAAATGTTTGGATACCTATGCTGATTATGAGCATACGGAAGGCGGAATTCCATGGGATGCTCCTGTAAAAGGGAATTTTTATGATTTGAAAAAGTTAAAAGAAAAGTATCCGCATTTAAAAATTTTAATCTCTGTTGGAGGATGGACCAAAGGACAGGATCTTTCTCCAATTGCCGCAAGTCCGGTGGCAAGAGCTGCTTTAGCTGCAGATATGGCAAACTTCATAGTCACTTATCCGTTTATTGACGGATTTGATATCGACTGGGAGTATCCTCTTATGGGAGGAACAGACGGTACTGAAATCGTGAACGGAATCCCGGTTCCTCCACAAAAATACCACCCGGATGACAACAAGAACCTTGTACTTTTACTAAAAGCCATGCGTCAGGCAATGCCTAATAAACTGGTGACTATTGCTGCCGGAAACAATGTTCGAAATGTCCCTAAGCAATATTTAGGGCCAAACAACAGGGCATCGTATGGAATGACCGAAGATATTTCAACGTACTGTGATTACATTACTTACTTTGGATATGATTTTGGCGGAAACTGGTATGATAAAACATGTTATAATGCTCCTCTTTATGGAAGCGGAAACCCGAATGATCCATTGTATGGTGCAACTCAGTCAGAGTCACTTGATGAGTTGACGAACATCTATTTGAATGTAGTTGGTTTTCCTGCCAATAAATTAATCATGGGATTGCCTTTTTACGGCAAGAAATTTGACAACGTTGCCAATAACGGAACCAATCCAAACTTTCCGGGGTTATTTGTTGCTGCACCAAGATATAATGTTGCAGGCTGTACAAATCCGCAAAACCCAACAGGAACCTGGGATGGGCCGGCGGCTTGTGAGAAATCCGGAAGTATCGAAATTTGTGGCCTGGTTGGAAATCCGGTTACCAATTCACATGCTTTTTTAGATCCTAATACCATGTTAGTTACACCAACGGCAGCTGCTGCAGGTTGGGTAAGGTATTTTGATAACACGACCAAAGTTCCTTATTTGTATAACAGTAGTTTGAAACAGTTTATCAGTTATGAAGATAAACAATCAATGGATTTAAAAGTACAGTACATCAAATCTAAAAATCTGGCCGGTGGTATGATTTGGGAATTATCTCAGGATACCAGAGGCTCTATCCCTAATTCACTTTTAACTCAGGTAGATACTTCGTTTAAAAGTATCGTTCCCGGAACAGTTAGTATTGGAGGTTCTGTAAAAAATGGAACAGCTTTGGTTACTAACGTTACTGTAGAGATTAGAAATGCAAGTAATGCAGTTATAGAAAGTGTAGTGTCTCCAACAGGTAATTTTACATTTTATAATTTACCAAAGAATCAAAACTATATCCTTACAGCGATAAAAGCTGCTTATAGTTTTACACCAGTTAGCTTAACAAATGTTGCTGCTGATCAGACAGGGGTTGTGATTCAGGGAACACAGCCATTGTATACCGTTAGCGGAACTGTTACCAACACTACACCAACAGAAACTACACCGGTTTCAGGAGTTACTGTTACTGCTACTTCCGGTACGACTGTTTTAACTGCTGTTTCCGGTACTAATGGAACCTACAGTATTACAGGTTTAACAGCCGGGCTTAATTTTACAGTTACAGCTGCCAAAACAGGCTTCCCTTATACACCAGCTGTGACAACTTATAATGCAATTGATAGCAATAAAACGTTAAATTTTGCTCAGGGTCCTGCGATTGTATATTATACAGTTAGTGGTACGATCTTAAACGGAACTACACCGGCTTCCGGAGTAACTGTTACAGCGACTTCTACAGGAGCAACTGTTACAGCAACTTCTACTGCAAACGGTTATAGTCTTAGTTTGCCATCAGGAGGAAATTATACCATAACGGCTGCGGCTCCTGGTAAAACGTATACTCCGGCTTCAACAGTTTATACCAATTTAATAGCCGACAAAATTTTAAATTTAACCGAGTATAACGTTGGAACCAGTAAAATTAGCGGTACAGTTAAAAACGGTACAGTTCCGGTTGCAGGAGCTAAAGTAGAAATCGTTTTACCCTGGACTGATAATGCCCACGGATGGAAAAGTGTTTTGGCAACAACAGATGCACAAGGAAATTATAGCTTTGCCAATTCAGTTGTAGACGGATATACTACCATTTCGAGTTTGAAATTGAATGCGTGGCAAAATAACGACGTTAATTATTTTCCAAATAATTTGACCAGTTTTGCTGTTCCGGCAACCCCTACGGTTTATAATTTCAATACTGCTGCTACCGCAAGAACGTCCTCTTATGCAATGAGCGGAAAAGTTCTAAACGGAACTACTCCGGTATCAGGAGCTGTAGTTTCGGCAGTTTCAGGTACGACAGTTTTAACTGCGACAACAGATAGAAATGGAGCTTATTCTTTTGCAGGTTTAACTTCAGGATCAGATTATAAGGTATCTGTTGCTAAAACGAACCTGACATTTGCTCCGGTTTCAGCAGTTTCGACAACAGAGTCTGGTAACAAAACTCTTGACTTTACGCAAAATTTGGTAAGTGCTAATCTGATTAGCGGTACGGTTAAAAATGGTACAGCACCGGTTGCAAATGCAAAAGTAGAACTTATTGTGCCTTGGACTGATAACACGCATCCATGGAAAAGCGTTTTGGCAACAACAGATGCTCAGGGGAACTTTAGCTATGACAACACAGTTACAGCGGGTTACGCGCAAGTTTTAAGTTTGAAATTAAATTCTTGGCAAAATGGTGAAGTAAGTTACTTCCCAAATAATCTCGCAAATTTTGCAATGCCAACAACACCAACGGTTTATAATTTCAATAGAAATGCGGTTACACCACCTCAGGTTACCATTACTGCACCTTCAGCAGCAACGGTAGCTATTGCTCCGGGAACTGCGATACAGCTAAAAGCAACTGCAAGTGTAGATGCCAGCTTAACTATTTCGTCAGTGGTGTTCAACATCAACGGACAAAATATTACAGCAGCGCTTTCAGGAACAGAATACGTAGCAAACTGGACGCCGGTTTTAGCAGATTTCAATAAAAATTATACATTAAAAGCAACCGTAACTGCATCAAGCGGTGCGACTGCAGAAAATACAAAAGCGTTTGCGTTACAATGTTCAGGGACAAATTGCCCTAATTCATTGCCTGTAATTACCTGGAATGCACCGGTGAACACTACTATAAACCAACCTTCTTTCCAGATTGTGCCAATTTCGGTTACGGCTGTTGATAGTGACGGATCGGTTTCAGGTGTTACGATTACAATCAATGGAAGTACTTTCAATATGACAGCAGGTACAAATAATACCTATACGTATAATTTCATGCCAGCTGCTCATCAACTTTATCCGGTTGTAATCAAAGCAACCGATAATAAAGCGGCTGTAGCTACATTAAACAATGATATCAATATTACTAATGATATTCGTGTATTTAATCCACTTCCAGCTAAAATTGTTTTAGGGTATGCTCATTCCTGGGAAAATACTGGAGCTCCATTTTTATATTTCTCTCAAATAGTGGGAAGTAAATTTAACGTAGTAGATTATGCCTTCGTAGAAACGGTTAACCGTGATGGTTATACCCCGGTATTGACTACAAATGACGCCAGATATTTGACCAATGGTGTTTTCGATAAGCAATTGTTGAAAAATGATATAAAATCTTTAAGAAATACGGGGGTTCCTGTTATTGTCTCTATCGGAGGTCAAAATGGTCATGTTGTTTTAGAGAACGTAACTCAAAAGAATATCTTTGTTAATGGTTTGAAAGCCATTATTGACGAGTACCAATTTGATGGAGTTGATATTGATTTTGAAGGCGGATCGATGAATTTTAGCGCAGGAGGTTTAAGAGATATTTCTTATGCGGGTATTTCAGCTTATCCAAGATTAAAAAACGTAGTGGATGCTTTCAAAGAATTAAAAGCTCACTATGGCCCTAAATTTATATTAACTGCCGCTCCGGAAACACAATATGTACAAGGAGGATATTCTACCTATAATGATACTTTTGGTTCCTTCCTGCCAGTTATTCACAACTTGCGTAATGAATTAGATTTGTTAGCCGTACAATTGTATAATACAGGAGGAGAGAACGGATTAGACGGTCAGTATTATGGTTCGTCTAAGAGAGGAAATATGGTAACTGCCCTGACCGATATGTTGATAAAAGGGTACAACATTGGTACAACAGGAATGCGTTTTGATGGTTTACCGCCTTCAAAAATCCTTATTGCTTTACCAGCTTGTCCAAGTGCGGCAGGTAGTGGTTTTATAACACCGGCAGAAGGAGTTAGTGCGATGCATTATTTAAGAACCGGAACCACTTTTTCAGGAAGAACATACACTATGCAGCCAGGCGGACCTTATCCTTTATTAAGAGGTTTTATGACTTGGTCTGTTAACTGGGATTTTTCTTCTTGTGGTAATTCATCTGAATTGTCTAAGGCGTATGCAGCTTATTTTGCAGGACAGACTGCCGCAAGAGCGTTGCCTGAAGGAATCGAAACGAAAAGTACAACTATCGCTTACTTTAAAAATGATGCTTTATTAGTGACAACTGACTCTGAAGATATTGCTCAGGTAGAAGTTTTCAATACTATTGGACAACCATTGGTAAGTCATAGAAATGTTCATCAAAACAAAGAAGTTGTACTTCATAACTACAGCTTTACCACTAAGCAATTATTTTTAGTTGTGGTGACGGATAAAGCAGGAAATAAAAAATCATTCAAAGTAATGAACTTTTTGAACTAA
- a CDS encoding beta-N-acetylhexosaminidase translates to MKYLLVLLLAGVTASAQIKKEQLNLMPWPQSVVLSDGNFALNKNFKVNITGNPNPRIFGGVTRFLRRLDGRTGIFFEQGFITKLNEVPTAELQINCTKSGKIGLYEDESYHLDIKPNKITINATSDLGALHGLETLLQMLQNTNNSFYFPVSKVSDFPRFTWRGLMVDAARHFQPVDVIKRNIDGLAAMKMNVLHWHLVDDQGWRIEMKKHLKLIEKASDGMYYTQEEIKNIVKYADERGILIVPEIDVPGHASAILTAYPEIGSKVITLTGGTSEKNIQGTAIATYGIERNAGIFSPTLDPSNPKTYQLLSELFDEVCPLFPGAYFHIGGDENEGKDWDANPKIQEFKKKNKLTTNHELQTYFTMQLIPMLKKHGKQLMGWEEILTKNMSKDAIIHAWRGPNEGVVAGQSLIESVKKGYKTVMSNGYYIDLMYPVASHYLNDPMPKGANLSTEEKARVLGGEATMWTELVSSATIDSRLWPRTAAIAERLWSAEDITDLASMRKRLDVVSFRLEELGLTHIRNKDVILRNISNNQNTDFVEEFTNVCEPLKGYKRNKGGTEYQMYSPLTLFADACTPDAKDSLAFDDAVAQYLANKTPENKAKVTAFLNKWIAVNKGLVELSANAPLIQHFLPLSKKLNDASQELLLVLDNKSTLKGDDLKNLIELCNSKDHADVELSVYESLKKLI, encoded by the coding sequence ATGAAATATTTATTAGTCCTACTATTAGCGGGTGTAACTGCTAGTGCTCAGATTAAAAAAGAGCAGTTAAACCTTATGCCCTGGCCTCAAAGCGTTGTGTTAAGTGATGGTAATTTTGCGTTAAATAAAAATTTTAAAGTAAATATTACCGGAAATCCAAATCCCCGAATTTTTGGTGGAGTAACTCGCTTTTTGCGTCGACTAGATGGTAGAACCGGTATTTTTTTCGAACAGGGATTTATTACCAAATTAAATGAAGTCCCAACAGCTGAACTTCAAATCAATTGTACCAAGAGCGGAAAAATTGGTTTGTATGAAGATGAAAGCTATCACTTGGATATCAAGCCAAACAAAATTACAATCAATGCAACAAGCGATTTAGGAGCACTGCACGGGCTTGAAACCTTATTGCAAATGTTGCAGAATACGAACAACTCCTTTTATTTTCCGGTATCAAAAGTCTCCGATTTTCCAAGATTTACCTGGAGAGGTCTGATGGTCGACGCGGCAAGACATTTTCAGCCGGTAGATGTGATCAAAAGAAATATTGACGGATTGGCAGCTATGAAAATGAATGTTCTTCACTGGCATTTGGTGGACGATCAGGGTTGGAGAATTGAAATGAAAAAACATCTAAAACTAATTGAAAAAGCTTCGGATGGAATGTATTACACACAAGAGGAAATTAAAAATATCGTAAAATATGCTGATGAGCGCGGTATTTTAATCGTTCCGGAAATAGATGTTCCTGGTCACGCATCTGCAATACTTACAGCTTATCCTGAGATTGGAAGTAAAGTAATCACACTGACAGGAGGAACTTCTGAAAAAAACATTCAGGGAACCGCAATTGCGACCTATGGAATTGAAAGAAATGCGGGTATTTTTTCACCAACATTAGATCCTTCAAATCCTAAAACATACCAATTACTAAGTGAATTATTTGATGAGGTTTGCCCGTTATTTCCAGGTGCTTATTTTCATATCGGAGGAGATGAAAACGAAGGAAAGGACTGGGATGCAAATCCAAAAATTCAGGAGTTTAAAAAGAAAAATAAGTTAACAACCAATCATGAACTGCAGACTTATTTTACCATGCAGTTAATTCCGATGCTTAAAAAACATGGGAAACAGTTAATGGGCTGGGAGGAAATTTTGACTAAGAATATGTCAAAAGATGCCATTATTCATGCCTGGAGAGGTCCTAATGAAGGAGTAGTAGCAGGTCAGTCGTTGATTGAATCAGTAAAAAAAGGATATAAAACCGTAATGTCCAATGGATATTATATTGATTTAATGTATCCAGTGGCAAGTCATTATTTGAATGACCCTATGCCAAAGGGAGCCAATTTATCCACCGAAGAAAAAGCGAGAGTATTGGGAGGTGAAGCAACAATGTGGACAGAACTCGTATCATCAGCAACTATAGATTCCAGACTTTGGCCAAGAACAGCTGCAATTGCAGAACGACTTTGGTCAGCCGAAGATATAACCGATTTGGCCAGCATGCGTAAACGTCTCGATGTAGTTTCTTTCAGATTAGAAGAACTTGGATTGACACACATTCGCAATAAGGATGTGATTTTAAGAAATATCTCGAACAATCAAAATACAGATTTTGTAGAAGAATTTACAAACGTTTGCGAGCCTTTAAAAGGTTACAAACGAAATAAAGGAGGAACGGAATATCAAATGTACTCTCCGTTAACTCTTTTTGCAGATGCCTGTACACCGGATGCTAAAGACTCTTTGGCTTTTGACGATGCAGTAGCGCAATATTTAGCAAATAAGACTCCGGAGAATAAAGCAAAAGTAACCGCATTTTTAAACAAATGGATTGCTGTAAACAAAGGACTGGTAGAATTGAGTGCAAATGCACCTTTGATACAACACTTTTTACCTCTGTCCAAAAAATTGAATGATGCATCACAAGAACTATTACTTGTTTTAGATAACAAATCAACTTTAAAAGGGGATGATCTGAAAAATTTAATAGAGCTATGTAACAGTAAAGACCACGCTGATGTTGAGTTGTCAGTATATGAAAGTCTTAAAAAATTAATTTAA